A genomic segment from Neobacillus sp. YX16 encodes:
- the glp gene encoding gephyrin-like molybdotransferase Glp, whose product MQFFKVKTVEETFEMIEEKIPAIKDTEIRSLEEAHNYILAVPVTAKENVPGFDRSTVDGYAVKARDTYGTSDSMPGFLTVVGEVAMGESAGIPVGQGEAVYVPTGGMIPAGSDSVIMIEHCEDHDGLLNTYKPVAPGENIIRAGEDIREGEILLPEGTLIRPQELGAIASLGISHVCVYRKLKVGYLSSGDEIVPYQTEKLSEGQIRDINYLTISGLAKQWNVEVEYGGIVKDDYQEFQQKAQALYNEVDCLILSGGSSVGAKDYTTQVIQSLGSPGVFVHGISIKPGKPTILAMANGKPVIGLPGHPASAMIIFMLFGKRILQKLKGEKIDKKPDRIFARITKNIPSAPGRSDYIRVRLIEKEGVWWAEPIIGKSGLITTLVKSDGIVEIISEKEGISQGDYVPVIATR is encoded by the coding sequence GTGCAATTTTTCAAAGTTAAAACAGTTGAAGAAACTTTTGAAATGATAGAAGAAAAAATCCCAGCAATAAAAGATACGGAAATTCGCTCACTAGAAGAGGCGCATAATTATATACTAGCGGTGCCTGTCACCGCAAAGGAAAATGTCCCTGGCTTTGACCGCTCGACGGTGGATGGCTATGCTGTGAAAGCACGGGACACATATGGAACCTCTGATTCCATGCCGGGTTTTTTAACGGTGGTGGGAGAAGTTGCAATGGGAGAGTCGGCAGGTATTCCTGTCGGTCAAGGAGAAGCCGTCTATGTTCCAACAGGCGGGATGATTCCTGCAGGCAGTGACAGCGTAATTATGATTGAACATTGTGAAGACCATGACGGACTATTAAACACCTACAAGCCAGTGGCCCCTGGTGAAAATATTATTCGTGCAGGTGAGGATATCCGTGAAGGGGAAATCCTCCTTCCTGAAGGAACCCTGATTCGTCCGCAAGAGTTAGGTGCAATTGCCTCACTAGGTATTAGCCATGTATGTGTCTATCGTAAGCTAAAGGTCGGGTATCTATCATCAGGTGACGAGATTGTTCCCTATCAAACAGAAAAACTTTCAGAAGGTCAAATCCGTGATATTAACTATTTGACGATTTCGGGGCTCGCAAAACAATGGAATGTTGAGGTTGAGTACGGTGGAATTGTGAAGGATGACTATCAGGAGTTTCAGCAAAAAGCACAGGCTTTATATAATGAAGTAGACTGCTTAATTCTCTCAGGGGGAAGCTCGGTTGGAGCAAAGGACTACACAACACAAGTGATTCAGTCCCTAGGTTCACCAGGCGTGTTCGTTCATGGCATATCGATCAAACCGGGGAAACCTACGATACTTGCAATGGCGAATGGGAAACCTGTTATAGGTCTGCCAGGGCATCCTGCCTCAGCGATGATTATTTTCATGCTGTTTGGCAAGAGAATCCTTCAAAAGTTAAAAGGTGAAAAAATTGATAAGAAGCCTGATAGAATTTTTGCCCGGATTACGAAGAATATTCCTTCTGCACCTGGGCGTTCCGATTATATTCGTGTTCGTTTAATCGAGAAAGAAGGCGTATGGTGGGCGGAGCCGATTATTGGAAAATCAGGGTTAATTACTACCTTAGTAAAAAGCGATGGTATTGTTGAAATTATTTCAGAAAAAGAGGGTATTTCACAGGGAGACTATGTACCTGTGATTGCAACACGATGA
- a CDS encoding molybdenum cofactor guanylyltransferase gives MKAAAIILSGGKSSRMGTNKALLKLNEKTTIERMVDILKIYFDDIILVTNDMESYQFLGVKMVSDHYPGKGPLAGFHAGLMASDYDVNFITACDMPFISGELAATLVNMIDHHDALVPVINGKMQTLCAVFQKKSVAKIEECIENGRLPIKHLLEHLNVLYVTEKELQANSNIDMERVFFNMNHPHEYEDAKKWLQAD, from the coding sequence ATGAAAGCTGCGGCTATTATTTTATCGGGCGGGAAATCGAGCAGAATGGGCACAAACAAGGCTCTCCTAAAACTAAACGAGAAGACCACAATCGAAAGAATGGTTGATATTCTCAAAATCTACTTTGATGATATCATTCTCGTTACCAACGATATGGAATCCTATCAATTTTTAGGAGTGAAAATGGTGTCCGATCACTATCCTGGAAAGGGACCGCTTGCAGGATTTCATGCCGGCTTAATGGCTTCGGACTATGATGTGAATTTCATTACAGCATGTGATATGCCTTTTATTTCTGGCGAATTAGCTGCGACCCTTGTAAATATGATTGACCATCATGATGCCTTAGTTCCAGTTATTAATGGAAAAATGCAAACTCTATGTGCGGTTTTTCAAAAGAAGAGTGTAGCGAAAATTGAAGAATGTATTGAAAATGGACGTCTTCCAATCAAACATCTGCTTGAACATCTAAATGTCCTTTATGTAACGGAAAAAGAGCTGCAGGCCAATAGCAATATTGATATGGAGCGAGTTTTTTTCAATATGAATCATCCCCATGAGTATGAGGACGCAAAAAAATGGCTTCAAGCTGATTAG
- a CDS encoding formate dehydrogenase accessory protein FdhE — MMKKSVVSKEYQNLQKDFLTLQENWKKSINPESITPNLDKAPMSAGVPAAALTSINFKIPLFLQWIEEINGLLSQKNPELETKLAGISALLNEETAIRWIDEAFSFNSMYFASFAEENGLEEWIPQFLAETALRPYLQLIAEKIQHEITHAVPGAGCPVCGEPARLAVLEDEGKKVMTCPRCLAHWHAKRIECAHCGNDDHKTIQYITIEGDASSQIQVCEKCTGYIKVIDTRQYLSKPSAAMLDLNTIHLDFVAQEQGYQAVGEAKSGSALSRGDRH, encoded by the coding sequence GATGAAAAAATCTGTTGTTTCGAAAGAATATCAGAATTTGCAGAAGGATTTTTTAACCCTTCAAGAGAATTGGAAGAAGAGCATCAATCCAGAATCAATTACACCGAACCTTGATAAGGCACCAATGTCAGCGGGGGTGCCGGCGGCGGCATTAACGTCTATTAATTTCAAAATTCCACTATTCTTACAGTGGATAGAGGAGATAAATGGATTATTGTCCCAAAAAAATCCTGAGCTTGAAACAAAGCTTGCTGGAATTAGTGCTCTATTAAACGAAGAAACGGCGATTCGCTGGATAGATGAGGCATTTTCTTTTAATAGTATGTATTTTGCTAGTTTTGCAGAGGAAAATGGACTTGAAGAGTGGATCCCGCAATTCTTAGCAGAAACAGCACTGCGACCTTACCTACAGCTAATAGCAGAGAAAATCCAGCACGAAATCACTCATGCTGTTCCAGGCGCAGGCTGCCCTGTTTGCGGTGAACCAGCTCGACTTGCCGTTCTTGAAGATGAAGGGAAAAAAGTAATGACATGCCCTCGCTGTCTTGCTCATTGGCATGCAAAACGAATTGAATGTGCACACTGCGGTAATGATGACCATAAAACCATTCAATATATAACCATTGAAGGGGATGCATCCTCACAAATTCAGGTTTGCGAAAAGTGTACAGGATATATTAAAGTGATAGATACAAGACAATATCTCAGCAAGCCTTCAGCAGCCATGCTGGACTTAAATACAATTCATCTTGATTTTGTAGCTCAAGAGCAAGGATATCAAGCGGTGGGCGAAGCGAAAAGCGGAAGCGCCTTGTCCAGGGGTGACAGGCATTAG